In Clupea harengus chromosome 12, Ch_v2.0.2, whole genome shotgun sequence, the sequence ACCCATGAATCCAAAAGGTAAGTATCGTCCAATCTGTACAGTCTGTTCCAAAATCAGTTAtcccccaaaaaacaaacacacacacacacacacacacacacacacacacacacacacacacacacactctgaaaccctgtctctccctctcgttaCCACAGCCATGAGGGCAGCCCTGCTGATCCAGCGCTGGTACCGTCAGTATGTGGCCCGGCTGGAGATGAGGCGCCGCTGCACCTGGAACATTTTCCAGTCCATCGAATATGCGGGGGAGCAGGACCAGATAAAGGTGTGAGCACATGAGACAGATTTGGGATGCTGAAGCATAAACATGATCGTGGTACAGAAGAGTGAAAAAATGACACTTAGATATCTCATACAAACAATATgcaatcttttatttttttttaaatcatggtGATCTGTATTTAATATCATTATcagttattatcattatcaataTGATTCATAACTCTGATACCATTTCTATGTAATGTAATCACATTaacaaacatattttatttgGTCAATTTTGTGATACAATGCCAGTATTATTGTAAGAGTACCGAGGGAATACATGCGCAATATGTTCAAATGCTATTTATAATACAAGGAAATACATAGTACAAATATAGCTTGTATGCATTTGATACAGGTCTCCATTTCCAGAATACAACGTTAGCTCATTACATAATATGCAACATAAGGATTTCTAAATCTCACTACAGTGCAGTTATTTTAAAGTTTTTGCCTTGCAGCTGTATAATTTCTTTGCCTACCTCATGGACCACTTCACCCCTGCCAGCAGTGAGAGTAAGTCAATACTTACATGAGGcagaaaataatcaaataaatctGTTGAACTAAAATACTTCCAACATATGTTTATCAAACACTAAACCAGACTTCATCAAATCTGCAcatctctcctctactctaggAAACCTAATCTCCCATATCTTCAGGGAAAACGACTTGCTGCGAGATATTGAGTGGGAGCGCTACTTTAACTATAAGAGCATTGAGATTCCAGAAGATTACTGTGGACCTTACCTCACATTCCCTCTGACTGCTTCCAATGTCACGGAGCTGGTGGAAGCATTTAGAAACAAACAAGTGTGTCTGCATCAACCCACCTATGCCAGCAGCCCTTTGACACATGACACGGGATCTAAAACTGAAACTGTTCTTTTGCATTTATTGAAACACATACTTACATCTACTAAAGTGTATGGAAATTAATAAGATGAATATATGATTAAGAGGATGTAATTGATAGTATTAAAGAATAAATAGGATGTAACATAGTATTGCTTATACTTCTTATATTTCACAATTCCAGAATATTCCATGTTTTGCTGGCCTCAAGCCCATTCCTTTGGCATGTGTCTTTCTCCCAGTAGCAGCTTCACTCACGCTatgtcctccagctcctcggGGAAACATGGAAACTGTTGCGCCTCCTGCCAAACATAAACCACGTGTCCACCTGCCACACTAAGGAAATAACCATCTGCGGTGAGCATTGTGTCCACACGCtccattatttattatattattataacgTTTAAAGAGGCACTCGTTACGAAACGATATTTATGATTCCTTTTCGATCATGACAGGAGATCTGCATGGCCATCTGGAGGATCTGCTCTTGGTATTTTATAAGGTATGTGAAGCTGATCTCTTCTACGATACTGATTACAGAAAAATATTAGGCTTTGCGGTGAAGGCtcactcacatctctctctctctcgctctctctctctctctctctctctctctctcctgcccttttCAGAATGGCTTGCCATCCATGGAGACTCCTTATGTCTTCAATGGAGACTATGTGGATCGAGGGAAGAATTCAATTGAGATTCTCTTGATTCTATTTGCTTTCCTACTCCTGTATCCAAATGATGTCCATTTGAATAGAGGCAACCATGAGGATCATATTGTTAATCTCAGGTAACTATGTTCACAGATTACAATGCAGTGCAAACGTCTGAGCCATTATTTAACAGTACTTCCTCTCTTTGAAGGAACACTTCAAAAAAAGATTTCATTATTCTTATCTGCTGACCTTTAAAGTACCTGCTTTTTATCAAACAGGTATGGCTTCACCAAAGAAGTTCTGGGGAAATACAGGGTAAGTGTCTCTTCATCTCTAACCATCTGGACTTCTAAAACACCCAGTGCTTCTATCATTCCAAAACAAACAGTAGCAGCAGGCCTACAGCTGTCAATTTATCTGCACTGCTACCtcagtgtgtatatacacagcCTCTTAAATCACGGCTATTTAGAGTGGGGATTTGGGTCACTCCCCCACCCACGTTGGCTAAGGGGATTAGTTGGCCGTTCGCCTGGTACTGTGGGTCAGGTAGCCTTAAATAGCCTGTGTGCTGACCAAGCAAGGCCTGAGCTTCTCTTGGAAAGGCTAACGGGCGAGATGATTGAGTCTGGGTTAAATGTTTCGGACGGTGTTACAGAGAGGGCGTGGTTATTGCTTCTACCACTATGCTATGAGGGGATTAATCTTTGCTGTGGCTAAATTTAGCACATCACATTGGGGTGGCACACTACTCCTGTTAGACCTTCTTACACCTTGTTGTTGCCTGATGGCCCTGCTCCCTATTGTTCCACCACAAATCACTGTTACGGAGTGTTTGTTTtacagtgtttgtgttataAAGTCCTTGATTATTATCCATTAGACTTTTCATCAAACTCAGCAAATGTCATGTTTGTCTAGCtgtccatccagtgtgtgtgctaaaaaaaaagccctctgGTGTCCAAGCACAATCCTACCTCTGTAAAAGGGAAACAAAGTGGCCTGGACCTAGCCGTACACTATTCCAGCCGATAAACAAAACACGCTAATTTCTTCAGGAGCACAAAAGGGAGAGGTGTATTTGACCACCAACCTCTTGACAGGATTGAGGACTGCATTTTTAAGGTCAACAGACTGAAATGGTGTTGGTCTTTGCTCTCTCAGCTCCATGGCAAGAAGATCCTCAAGCTGCTGCAGAAGATCTTCAGCTGGCTGCCCCTTGCCACGGTGATCGATCAGAAAGTTCTCATTGTACACGGAGGGATCTCAGACACATTTGACCTCAAAATCATTGCCAAAATGGATAGGCACAGAGTAAGACGAGATGTCTCCTCCCACAATCTTCCAACAGCATGATACTATAAATAACTGCAACCAGACACTAGATCCCCATTACAAAAACTTGTATGCCAATTTAACATAATGAGATAAGAAATAATTGAATGGTATTttacaaatgtatacatatatatttcagtCTCTATATAAACTTAAAAGTTAATATGTAGTCATGTGGTATAGCCATCACCTGAAACTTCATACCTCTTGATCAGTCATCCTCCAGCTCTTTCTGTTTTAGTATGTGTCATCGCTGAAGCCCCCTAAAAGCCGGCGACTTCTGCTCAAAAGCAAGTTGAGCGACCAAGAGTCTGACACAGAGGAAGCAGGGGCTGAGGACAGTGGCTCCAGCAGCACCAGGGGCGGCGGGGGGATCAGGAGGACGTGCTCCATGACCCACAGCAGCCCCTCGTCGGGGGTCGACCGCTCCTTGCTCCAGCGGCGCTCCCTCCAGTCCCACAGCAGCGTAGACGACGAGCTGCAGGAGAGGAGGCGCCAAGCCGGCCTCGGCGTCAGCCCGTCCCACAGCGACGACCAGCAGTCGTACTGCTCAGACAAGGACGCCGAGCTCACAGAAGCCGTGGAGGCCGACGCGGAGGAGTGGAAACAGGTGAACAAGAGCAAAGCTGAAGAAGCATGTTAAAGTATACGGAATAAGGACCTATAAGAATGAATTGGAATAACGACAGAATATCTTTGTTTGCTGCTCTTTAGTCTAGTTGCTCAATCAGTTGAGCATCACTTTTCCAGATTGTAGAGATGACATGTTTGTAGTTCTCCCAGTCACATAGCCATCCACATATCTATCTGTTCAGATTGTAGACCTGCTATGGAGTGACCCCATGTCCATGGAGGGCTGCGTTCCCAATGAGGTGCGGGGCGGCGGCTGCTACTGGGGCCCGGACGTGACGGAGGAGGTGCTGAACAGACACAGCCTGCAGCTGCTCATCCGCTCCCATGAGTGCAAACAGGAGGGCTACGAGTTCTGCCACAACCGCAAAGTGAGTACTGCACTGATTCCTTCAGTCCTTCCAGCGAGGACACACCTGGGTCAGAATGACTTCCATCACGGTGGCCAAGCAGCAGAGCATTGCCGTTTGATGCTGCCGCTCTACTAGCACAAGGCTGGTTGTGCGCGCACATGCCTTAGGACAGCTGAGATCatcaacagaacacacaactcAACAATTACAATTTCATCCTTCAGTTGAGACAACTGATTTTTCATCTACaatttttacatttaatttcTGTTGTTTGTATATAATTCTTTTAAACATCACCAGCGAGAAACAGTGAAACTATAATTGACTTCAGAACAGCACATCTCATGTCTGGTTGTCTTCCAAGGTCCTGACCATATTCTCTGCCTCCAACTACTACGAGGAGGGGAGCAATAGAGGAGCCTACATCAGACTGGGTCCAGACCTGGTTCCCCATCTCATCCAATACCAGGCTACTCGTACTACAAGGGACCTAACGCTAAGGCAAAGGTAAAGACCCAATGACAGTTCAGTACCAGTGGGATCGGTAGGAATGGCTGCTCTCAGAGCCTTGATGCACTTGCCATAAAACAGGTAGCCTGAATGTGTCTTCATACATgagaatagaaaaataaaagtaGAAAAGGGTGCAAAGCACAAAATGATGGTATTGATGTTGTGTATGTCCTTACTTACAATGGTTTGGTGTACTACATCATACATCTATAATACCATTTTCTTTCAAATGTCGTGAGACAAAAAGGCCTTGGAACTGCATTGAGGAGTAAAAGAACTTCCTGGTATTGTGCTTTTTGTTTGCAGTGTGGGGAGAACCGAGCGTTCTGCTCTGCGTGCATTAAGGGAACAACTCTTTGCTCACAAGTCTGACCTTATCAGTGCCTTCCAGAAATATGACCCAGACAACACAGGTACTATAGCACCAGTCATATAGTACACCTTCCACAaaatatgtacatgtacatgtccTGGTCTTTTACACATTTTAATATGAAAAAGACAAGACTGTGTGAAGTCTTGATGACCTAGGGTGTTTTAAGATCGGTTAAGGGCACACAACTCCACCTGGTGGCTGAATGTAATTTTCCCAAAACTGTGTTTTTAAACCCCTGTGTTGCCGGATTGCTTCGCTCAGGTTGGATCTCGCTGAAGGACtgggctgttgccatggagacagtgTTTCATCTGGCCTTGCCTTGGCGCGTGCTGCGCTCTCAACTGGTGAGCACCACTAAGGACGGCATGCTGGACTACCAGAGCTGGTTCAAGGAGCTCGCCATCATGGAGCCCAACAAAgaggtaagcacacacacacaggagacggCCCTCTGCCCTGCTAAATCTGACACAGAGGACCTTCCCCTTAGTGACCACATGGTTTCTAACTCAATAAAATTCCCGGTTCCAACATTCACATAGGCAGACAGCACTATAAATGCCATTCAAGGCCAAAGCGGGTCAATTTCACAAAGAAGAGTACAAATATGTACTTTCACTTCTGCTCATTCCGAACCTTGTTAAATCTATGAAATCAGAACTGATCAGATGACTTTCTTTAGAATTTGATTACTATTTGCTTGACGTTGCCTCCATTCAAcagctggcacacacaaacgtgctGGAGACTCTGTACAAACATCACTCCAACCTAGAGACGATCTTTCGGGTCATAGACACAGACAACTCAGGTGAGTCCCCAGACTGCTCTAACCCAACCAAAGCAGCTTTACTATATGCTCTCCAGCTGGCTCAGTTATTTCACATAGCCAGTCACATAATAACATCCtcatttgaatgaatgaaaccGAATCAAATCGTCTGCCTGCCGTTTCTGCAGGATTTATCTCCTTTGAGGAGTTCCGTCAGACGTGGAAGCTGCTGAGCTCTCACCTGAAGATGGAAATCAGTGACGAGGCCATCGTCGACCTCGCCCACAGTATCGACTTCAACCATGACGGAAGCATCGACATCAACGAGTTCATGGAGGCCTTCCGGCTAGTGGACAGCACTCATCACGACATGGCAACAGCCTGATTGGAGCCCCGTCCTGAGCTCATCTAGTCTGTGCACAACCAGAGCAAGCCGTCCAGGAAGGAGCCCAATCAGAAGTCCTTGTTGGCTGAAAAACTAATAAGGCAGGCACCACTAGGGCAGCAATCATAGCTGTTGTCAGCGAGTGCTCATAAGGAACATGAAACTCAACAATCTGTGACGTACAATCTTTTCAAGCTAGGCCAGGGGAATAATGAACCATATTCAGCTTGACCTTTTTGCAGTATTTTTTTCTACAACACATCTGAGCTTGTTTAAGAAATTAGGCGCgccggggaaaaaaaaataaaaaaatcaccatCTACACTCATCACCCAATGTTTAGTGACAACACACTGCCTCTCACGAAAATAAGACATcagcaaaataataatataaagagAAATAGTTATAAATATTATAACATGCACATCTTTATTTAAACAATGAGCTCATTTTCCTGCCAATTATAGCATATAAAATACACGATCAAATGCAATAAAACATGTATTTACAGAACAATCATGGCAAAACTATAAAGTTTCTTCTCCAATTTATTGCTTCAGGATAAGCCTTTTTATgtgatatttatatatatataaaaaaacacacacactgggagtaTACCCCAAATAAACCCCtgtgtacacaaaaatatgcaAGAGGAGTTATATTCTGAGTCGGAGAAGTTTGGAATGCAGTAAACAGTACATCCATTTGAGAATAAAAGCGATCCTGACCCGTCTCAATCAGCTAAACCATGGGTGCCATTCTCACAAAGATGTTTCAACAAGGCACTTGACCTGCGTGGAACGTTTTCACATTATCAAAGTTTTATTCAGGTGGATGGAGAAGTCTGAAGCTGGAGTTTCCAGGCTGTGTCGGTGCGTACGTGAAGGTCAGCTCAGCTTGCCCCCTCTTATGTGAACGCTGTCGTGGAGACCGTGCTCGATGAGTTTGATGTCTTCCATGTCATCTTTGACGACACCAATCAGGTGGCTTAGACCATCCTGTTGCTGTTTCAGGTGCTGTCGAAAAAGAGGTTTTAGGGCTTAGTCCACAGTAAACTCACAGATTTAGTCATTAGTCTCCCATGACCAGCACAGTTATGCATAGagcagatagacacagacagacttcaACCACAGCACTAGTTGACGCACAACCAGTATCCTGACTGGGAGACCAGCCAGTAagtggctgtgattggtccctCCCCCACCAGATATACCTGTCTGATCTCTCTAAGCAGGTCGGTGTCCACGCTGTATCTCTCCTCTGAGCGCACAGCCCCAAAGTGGTTCTGCATGCGAATCTGGGACATCAGTTCATTCAGTCGGCCCTGGAAAGacaacacaaacgcacacaatgAACACAGACATTGATCAGCGGTGTAAAGCCTGTTTCATGTAAATGACCCTTAGTAAATACTTATCCCCATCACTATTTACATCCCATCCAGGCCCTACTCAGCAAAACATAACACTGACTGGCATAGGGTTCAGTTGGTTAGGGTGTGGTGCTCAGGGTCATAGAaaggggtggggcggggggtgggggtaggcgAGTGGTTCCTTAAGGTTCACCTTAAACTGCGTAGGGGCGTTGAGTTCGGACTGGATGGTGTCCAGTTGCACCCGGAGGTGCTCCTCATCCACCTGGATGGCATAGCCACTCTTCCTCTGGATCTCCTGCTTTATCAGCACCTGGCCAGAACATGAACACAAGTGTTTCCAACTATCCTCAAAGTGAATCATTACTGAGCCAAAAAGCTATTATTCATTAGAATTCTTTTCCAGGTTTAGCTTTAAGAGTATTCAGATAAAGCCATGTTTGCACATTATAACCCCGAGATAAGATCCCCAAAAGGTCAAAACCAGGGTGGGTAGGTAGCTGGGCTGTAAATCTTACCTGTAACACCCTGTGGGACAAATCCATCAGCTTCCTCTTATACTGAGCTATCTTGGCCACAGTGGTTGCTTGATTCTTCTGCAGCTCGCTAATGTCATTGGCAATTATCTGGTAAATAATGCAATTACAAGTTAATTTAAGCTCCTTTCTGAAGCTCGTGACATTTAACATTTTTCTAGCTGCCTAAGTGGCTTTAGGCTAGAATAAGtccaaggtacacacacaggtaagtgTGCAGTAGATGACAGGCATGGTGGACTACACTCACATCAGTTCTGGTCTGGTGCTGTTTGGTCATCTGGTCCTGGATTTTCAGCCGGCGGAGCAACTCCTTAAAGCTCACCATTGGCACAGGAATCAACCTGCAAGATCACCACAGAGCATCCGTGTTATTCAGTACTGACAGTATTAACAGAGAGCATCCGTGTTATTCAGTACTGACAGTATTAACAGAGAGCATCCGTGTTATTCAGTACTGACAGTATTAACAGAGAGCATCCGTGTTATTCAGTACTGACAGTATTAACAGAGAGCATCCGTGTTATTCAGTACTGACAGTATTAACAGAGAGCATCCGTGTTATTCAGTACTGACAGTATTAACAGAGAGCATCCGTGTTATTCAGTACTGACAGTATTAACAGAGAGCATCCGTGTTATTCAGTACTGACAGTATTACCACAGAGCATCCTTGACATTCAGCATATGCAGAGGGGAGTGGAGGTTTAATCAGAAAAAACCCAACGTAGTGGGAACAGGACTCACTAAAGTACAATAGGTGATGCCTTCATCAAAAGGATAtgcagtcgcacacacacatccaaacactcaTAAAACTGTCACTGCAGGGCTTTCTGTGCTTTTGCTTTCTTGTTTTGGGCATGCTTTAAACCTGACCGCTTTGACAACACAACTGTGCACAGACTTAGGACAAGTCTGAGGGCATTAGATCTCAACTTACTTATCAGGGTCAGGGTTATCCTCTTTGGCTTGTTCCCATATGATGGGATCCACACCTGAAACATAAATATGACACTCAGTTTAGGTTAGGGAGTATAAATAGACGGCGTGAGAAGCTGAGCGTGGCTGAAGACGGGGGGGTTGAACCTGCGGGCGCGTTCTGGAGCAGCTGCTTGAGTTGGGCCGGGGAGAGGGCGGTGCGTGTGAGGGACATGAGCACgcccagctgctgcagctgcatcTTGACATTGGCCTGCTCCGCGAAGTTGAAGAGCGTGCTAGCCGGAACCCGCTTGGACGTGCCGTTAGGGGAGCGCTCCACCAAGTAGATGATCACCTCGGTCCTGCGAGGGACACAGAGAACAAACACAAGTGTCTAGTATTGTACtcattcatgtacacacacacacacacacacaaacacacacagacagacagacacacacacacactccttccctgATAACTAGTTATTGGGAAGTCTGTAAACATACACTCTAATGTCTCATACGGACAGACAAAGAGGGCCGCCAAAAGAGCAGAAGACAGTAAGTAGCGCTCACTGGTCGTCGGGCAGCGTCTTGACTCCCTCCACGTTGACGCTGAGGTTCTGGTGTCCTCCCAGCACCTTGTGCAGGGTCtccaccagctgctgctgcagggccCTCACGTCAGCCTCCTTCTTGttcaacaccagcaccagcagcccATCCTCATCCTTACTCCCAGGGGTGCAGCTGTAGCCCACggcctgaggacacacacacacacacacacacacacacacacggacaccaTTTCAAAATTAGTGCCGCATGTATGCAGCATGCAACATTAAGCATAAGGACGTGCTCAAATGACCTTTTCTAATGATGTAGCATCAGACAAAGAAAGctaaaaataaactgaaatgcTGAAACATATTTCTAGCCTGTATCACCAGGGCATTCTTTGACATTTTTCAGACACTACATCCCACTTCTCAGGGTCTCTCGAGTCTTTCATGTCTGCCAGATAAAATACCACAATCCCAGTTTTCCT encodes:
- the LOC105889754 gene encoding serine/threonine-protein phosphatase with EF-hands 2 isoform X1 gives rise to the protein MNPKGKYRPICTVCSKISYPPKNKHTHTHTHTHTHTHTHTHSETLSLPLVTTAMRAALLIQRWYRQYVARLEMRRRCTWNIFQSIEYAGEQDQIKLYNFFAYLMDHFTPASSERNLISHIFRENDLLRDIEWERYFNYKSIEIPEDYCGPYLTFPLTASNVTELVEAFRNKQQLHSRYVLQLLGETWKLLRLLPNINHVSTCHTKEITICGDLHGHLEDLLLVFYKNGLPSMETPYVFNGDYVDRGKNSIEILLILFAFLLLYPNDVHLNRGNHEDHIVNLRYGFTKEVLGKYRLHGKKILKLLQKIFSWLPLATVIDQKVLIVHGGISDTFDLKIIAKMDRHRYVSSLKPPKSRRLLLKSKLSDQESDTEEAGAEDSGSSSTRGGGGIRRTCSMTHSSPSSGVDRSLLQRRSLQSHSSVDDELQERRRQAGLGVSPSHSDDQQSYCSDKDAELTEAVEADAEEWKQIVDLLWSDPMSMEGCVPNEVRGGGCYWGPDVTEEVLNRHSLQLLIRSHECKQEGYEFCHNRKVLTIFSASNYYEEGSNRGAYIRLGPDLVPHLIQYQATRTTRDLTLRQSVGRTERSALRALREQLFAHKSDLISAFQKYDPDNTGWISLKDWAVAMETVFHLALPWRVLRSQLVSTTKDGMLDYQSWFKELAIMEPNKELAHTNVLETLYKHHSNLETIFRVIDTDNSGFISFEEFRQTWKLLSSHLKMEISDEAIVDLAHSIDFNHDGSIDINEFMEAFRLVDSTHHDMATA
- the LOC105889754 gene encoding serine/threonine-protein phosphatase with EF-hands 2 isoform X3 → MGCGITKSNQLQLKKCDRGHLSVPASTAMRAALLIQRWYRQYVARLEMRRRCTWNIFQSIEYAGEQDQIKLYNFFAYLMDHFTPASSERNLISHIFRENDLLRDIEWERYFNYKSIEIPEDYCGPYLTFPLTASNVTELVEAFRNKQQLHSRYVLQLLGETWKLLRLLPNINHVSTCHTKEITICGDLHGHLEDLLLVFYKNGLPSMETPYVFNGDYVDRGKNSIEILLILFAFLLLYPNDVHLNRGNHEDHIVNLRYGFTKEVLGKYRLHGKKILKLLQKIFSWLPLATVIDQKVLIVHGGISDTFDLKIIAKMDRHRYVSSLKPPKSRRLLLKSKLSDQESDTEEAGAEDSGSSSTRGGGGIRRTCSMTHSSPSSGVDRSLLQRRSLQSHSSVDDELQERRRQAGLGVSPSHSDDQQSYCSDKDAELTEAVEADAEEWKQIVDLLWSDPMSMEGCVPNEVRGGGCYWGPDVTEEVLNRHSLQLLIRSHECKQEGYEFCHNRKVLTIFSASNYYEEGSNRGAYIRLGPDLVPHLIQYQATRTTRDLTLRQSVGRTERSALRALREQLFAHKSDLISAFQKYDPDNTGWISLKDWAVAMETVFHLALPWRVLRSQLVSTTKDGMLDYQSWFKELAIMEPNKELAHTNVLETLYKHHSNLETIFRVIDTDNSGFISFEEFRQTWKLLSSHLKMEISDEAIVDLAHSIDFNHDGSIDINEFMEAFRLVDSTHHDMATA
- the nup54 gene encoding nucleoporin p54 isoform X2, whose amino-acid sequence is MAFNFGGAAAPNPASFGTGFGAPATTAAATGFSFGAPTAGFGGLGAVSTTAGGFSFGGFGINANPAAVNFNVGGFGPPTTTATVFNFGNSIASAGPFGGFGTATTSAAPGSTFSFATPSNTGGGLFGAPQNKGFGGFSGLGAAPAGMSGFGTGMTGGGLGFGGFNMQPAQQQQGGLFGQQAQAPAQSNQLIYTASALSAPTLLGDERDAILAKWNQLQAFWGTGKGFFNNNMPPVDFTQENPFCRFKAVGYSCTPGSKDEDGLLVLVLNKKEADVRALQQQLVETLHKVLGGHQNLSVNVEGVKTLPDDQTEVIIYLVERSPNGTSKRVPASTLFNFAEQANVKMQLQQLGVLMSLTRTALSPAQLKQLLQNAPAGVDPIIWEQAKEDNPDPDKLIPVPMVSFKELLRRLKIQDQMTKQHQTRTDIIANDISELQKNQATTVAKIAQYKRKLMDLSHRVLQVLIKQEIQRKSGYAIQVDEEHLRVQLDTIQSELNAPTQFKGRLNELMSQIRMQNHFGAVRSEERYSVDTDLLREIRQHLKQQQDGLSHLIGVVKDDMEDIKLIEHGLHDSVHIRGGKLS
- the nup54 gene encoding nucleoporin p54 isoform X1, which gives rise to MAFNFGGAAAPNPASTSGFSFGSFAAKTTAPTAFGFGPTTTTTASTGFGSFGTGFGAPATTAAATGFSFGAPTAGFGGLGAVSTTAGGFSFGGFGINANPAAVNFNVGGFGPPTTTATVFNFGNSIASAGPFGGFGTATTSAAPGSTFSFATPSNTGGGLFGAPQNKGFGGFSGLGAAPAGMSGFGTGMTGGGLGFGGFNMQPAQQQQGGLFGQQAQAPAQSNQLIYTASALSAPTLLGDERDAILAKWNQLQAFWGTGKGFFNNNMPPVDFTQENPFCRFKAVGYSCTPGSKDEDGLLVLVLNKKEADVRALQQQLVETLHKVLGGHQNLSVNVEGVKTLPDDQTEVIIYLVERSPNGTSKRVPASTLFNFAEQANVKMQLQQLGVLMSLTRTALSPAQLKQLLQNAPAGVDPIIWEQAKEDNPDPDKLIPVPMVSFKELLRRLKIQDQMTKQHQTRTDIIANDISELQKNQATTVAKIAQYKRKLMDLSHRVLQVLIKQEIQRKSGYAIQVDEEHLRVQLDTIQSELNAPTQFKGRLNELMSQIRMQNHFGAVRSEERYSVDTDLLREIRQHLKQQQDGLSHLIGVVKDDMEDIKLIEHGLHDSVHIRGGKLS
- the nup54 gene encoding nucleoporin p54 isoform X3, with product MAFNFGGAAAPNPASTSGFSFGSFAAKTTAPTAFGFGPTTTTTASTGFGSFGTGFGAPATTAAATGFSFGAPTAGPFGGFGTATTSAAPGSTFSFATPSNTGGGLFGAPQNKGFGGFSGLGAAPAGMSGFGTGMTGGGLGFGGFNMQPAQQQQGGLFGQQAQAPAQSNQLIYTASALSAPTLLGDERDAILAKWNQLQAFWGTGKGFFNNNMPPVDFTQENPFCRFKAVGYSCTPGSKDEDGLLVLVLNKKEADVRALQQQLVETLHKVLGGHQNLSVNVEGVKTLPDDQTEVIIYLVERSPNGTSKRVPASTLFNFAEQANVKMQLQQLGVLMSLTRTALSPAQLKQLLQNAPAGVDPIIWEQAKEDNPDPDKLIPVPMVSFKELLRRLKIQDQMTKQHQTRTDIIANDISELQKNQATTVAKIAQYKRKLMDLSHRVLQVLIKQEIQRKSGYAIQVDEEHLRVQLDTIQSELNAPTQFKGRLNELMSQIRMQNHFGAVRSEERYSVDTDLLREIRQHLKQQQDGLSHLIGVVKDDMEDIKLIEHGLHDSVHIRGGKLS
- the nup54 gene encoding nucleoporin p54 isoform X5, whose product is MAFNFGGAAAPNPASFGTGFGAPATTAAATGFSFGAPTAGGLFGAPQNKGFGGFSGLGAAPAGMSGFGTGMTGGGLGFGGFNMQPAQQQQGGLFGQQAQAPAQSNQLIYTASALSAPTLLGDERDAILAKWNQLQAFWGTGKGFFNNNMPPVDFTQENPFCRFKAVGYSCTPGSKDEDGLLVLVLNKKEADVRALQQQLVETLHKVLGGHQNLSVNVEGVKTLPDDQTEVIIYLVERSPNGTSKRVPASTLFNFAEQANVKMQLQQLGVLMSLTRTALSPAQLKQLLQNAPAGVDPIIWEQAKEDNPDPDKLIPVPMVSFKELLRRLKIQDQMTKQHQTRTDIIANDISELQKNQATTVAKIAQYKRKLMDLSHRVLQVLIKQEIQRKSGYAIQVDEEHLRVQLDTIQSELNAPTQFKGRLNELMSQIRMQNHFGAVRSEERYSVDTDLLREIRQHLKQQQDGLSHLIGVVKDDMEDIKLIEHGLHDSVHIRGGKLS
- the nup54 gene encoding nucleoporin p54 isoform X4; this encodes MAFNFGGAAAPNPASTSGFSFGSFAAKTTAPTAFGFGPTTTTTASTGFGSFGTGFGAPATTAAATGFSFGAPTAGGLFGAPQNKGFGGFSGLGAAPAGMSGFGTGMTGGGLGFGGFNMQPAQQQQGGLFGQQAQAPAQSNQLIYTASALSAPTLLGDERDAILAKWNQLQAFWGTGKGFFNNNMPPVDFTQENPFCRFKAVGYSCTPGSKDEDGLLVLVLNKKEADVRALQQQLVETLHKVLGGHQNLSVNVEGVKTLPDDQTEVIIYLVERSPNGTSKRVPASTLFNFAEQANVKMQLQQLGVLMSLTRTALSPAQLKQLLQNAPAGVDPIIWEQAKEDNPDPDKLIPVPMVSFKELLRRLKIQDQMTKQHQTRTDIIANDISELQKNQATTVAKIAQYKRKLMDLSHRVLQVLIKQEIQRKSGYAIQVDEEHLRVQLDTIQSELNAPTQFKGRLNELMSQIRMQNHFGAVRSEERYSVDTDLLREIRQHLKQQQDGLSHLIGVVKDDMEDIKLIEHGLHDSVHIRGGKLS
- the LOC105889754 gene encoding serine/threonine-protein phosphatase with EF-hands 2 isoform X2 is translated as MAAHKAMGCGITKSNQLQLKKCDRGHLSVPASTAMRAALLIQRWYRQYVARLEMRRRCTWNIFQSIEYAGEQDQIKLYNFFAYLMDHFTPASSERNLISHIFRENDLLRDIEWERYFNYKSIEIPEDYCGPYLTFPLTASNVTELVEAFRNKQQLHSRYVLQLLGETWKLLRLLPNINHVSTCHTKEITICGDLHGHLEDLLLVFYKNGLPSMETPYVFNGDYVDRGKNSIEILLILFAFLLLYPNDVHLNRGNHEDHIVNLRYGFTKEVLGKYRLHGKKILKLLQKIFSWLPLATVIDQKVLIVHGGISDTFDLKIIAKMDRHRYVSSLKPPKSRRLLLKSKLSDQESDTEEAGAEDSGSSSTRGGGGIRRTCSMTHSSPSSGVDRSLLQRRSLQSHSSVDDELQERRRQAGLGVSPSHSDDQQSYCSDKDAELTEAVEADAEEWKQIVDLLWSDPMSMEGCVPNEVRGGGCYWGPDVTEEVLNRHSLQLLIRSHECKQEGYEFCHNRKVLTIFSASNYYEEGSNRGAYIRLGPDLVPHLIQYQATRTTRDLTLRQSVGRTERSALRALREQLFAHKSDLISAFQKYDPDNTGWISLKDWAVAMETVFHLALPWRVLRSQLVSTTKDGMLDYQSWFKELAIMEPNKELAHTNVLETLYKHHSNLETIFRVIDTDNSGFISFEEFRQTWKLLSSHLKMEISDEAIVDLAHSIDFNHDGSIDINEFMEAFRLVDSTHHDMATA